A segment of the Leptolyngbya sp. NIES-3755 genome:
GAACTTTTTCTCAGGCTTTGATGATGGAACGTTTCGCCCAGATTTGCAGATTCCGAGAGTACAAGCTTTAACTGCATTAGCCAGCGGATTGAAGCTAAAACCAACGATTGAACTATCGAATAAAGTATTTACTGATCTTCAAGATGTTCCGAACTATGCAAAAAGTGCGATCGCTGCAACAACAGAACGCCAAATTGCAGTCAGTTTTCCCAACGCTCAACGGCTGAATCCAAATCGGGTCGCGACTCGTGGAGAAATTGCTGCATTTCTTTGTCAGGCATTACCAGAAAAAGGATTAATCAGCGATCGATATCTTCCGAAACCAGAACTACAAGCAAGGGAAATTCGCGGAGTTTGGCTAACAAACATTGATAGTGATGTGCTATTCGACAAAGCAAAATTGAGCAATGCTGTGAGTGAACTTGCTCGATTGAACTTTAATACGCTTTATCCAACAGTGCTGAATTGGGGTTATACACTCTATCCAAGCCAAGTGATGAAGCAAGAAATTGGGTTTGCTGTTGATCCGCGACCCGCAGGACTTCAGAATCGAGATATGCTCAAAGAAATGATTGCAGAAGCACATCAGAAAGGGATGGCTGTCATTCCCTGGTTTGAGTTTGGGTTTATGGCTCCAAAAGAGTCGGAACTCGCAAAGAAACATCGAGATTGGTGGACACAGAAACAAGATGGCTCAGTCGATTATGAAGCTTCGGCACTCGATGGAAAGCAAATTCCGATTTGGTTTAATCCGCTCAAGCCTGAAGTTCAGCAATATCTTCTCAATGTTGTTTCTGAAGTAGTCGATAACTATGATGTGGATGGCATTCAATTTGATGACCACTTTGGATTACCTGTTTCTTTTGGGTATGACGATTACACGGTGAACCTTTACAAGCAGGAACATAATGGGAAAGCTCCACCAACCGATCCAAACAATGCAGAATGGATGCGATGGCGATCGAATAAATTACAAGCCTTTCTCACAAAGCTTTTCCAAACCGTGAAAGCTAAGAAAAACGATGTCCTGATCTCACTTTCACCGCTCGATTTACCTTATGCTTACGAAACATTTTTGGTCGATTGGCACAAGTGGGAACAAGCGGGATTAGTTGAAGAAGTGATCCCACAAATCTACTTTCAGGGGCAGAAGTTTGTCGATCGAATTAATCCCAACACTTGGGACACGCTACGGGCGGCGCGTGATCATATTCCCACTGCGATTGGTGTTCTTAGTGGTTTATCCAGTACACCTCGTCCAATGGATGAACTACAACGACAGGTGAAAGCGGTGCGTGATCAGGGTTATTCTGGCATGTCGTTCTTCTTCTATGAAACGCTGTGGAATAAGTCACCAGAACCCATAGAGATTCGGAAAGCAGGATGGCAGAATCTGTTCAAAGAGAAAGTTCCCAGAACTAGCGTTATCACTCGATAGAACTTTGCGGCAAACAATCTTGTTAGTTTTAGCGATCGACATTGCAGCTTTCAGCAATCTAAGTCGCATCTGTTCCATGCAAGATAAACATACTTTCTTAAAACCGCTGCATGGAAAGGAGATTAACAATGAAAGCACTCACTCGAAAAGCAACCGTGTTACTCGCTGGATTACTCTTGAATGTTGCTGGGATTGGAGCCATTACGCCGCATTCCATTTCTGCTCAACAAGTGTGCCAAACGTATCGAGTGACCCGCGATTTCGGTTTGTATGTCTATTCTGATAATGGCAGACGCATCATCACGACACTTCCCTACAACCAGATTGTTCAGGTGCTTGGACTGAGCGATAATGGAAACTGGGCAAGAATTCGCTACTCGCGGGTTGATAATCGATTTGGAGAAGGATGGGTTTCGTCGCAATTCCTGAGTTGTTTCCAGAATTAGAAGATGCTTGGGTGTTAGACGTTCAGATTTTGCAAAGCTAACACCCAACCATTCTACTTTTGCAAGGTTGGCGAATTGCTAGGAACTGGAGCGTGTTCGCTCTTCACATTCATCACACCCAAATATCCTAGAAAGACTACTACTCCGATTAGAGCCGCAATCTGCATCGTTCGTTCGATCGTCATCAAGCCCCACATGAATTTACTCATGATCAATGTTCCTCTCTCAATCTGTTTAAATTCAAGCTCAGCAATGTCGATCCCGCAAACCTGAATATTCCCACTTTGGAGAGAGTTCGGAATCATAGAATCTGGTAAATTAGTAGTATAAGACACAGAAAAAGATTCGGACATACCCTTTAGAGATAGGGATGGTGACAGGTTTGATGTGTCTCCTGTACTTCAAGGAGGCTCATTATGAAGAACATCGATCGTGAAACCCAAAATTGGTCTCTCTACCAAACTCTTGAACTTTTACCCAAAACTGCACCGCGTCCAGAAGTGATTCCCACATTCGGATTGAATCGACTCTGGAATGGATTAGTTGGACTCTTATCAGACGAATTGGTTGAAGAACAGCGATCGGACTTTTTAGAACGCTGTCTGCAAAAAACGCCGTCTGAATCGAGCAATGTTCGAGAATTTCTCAAGCTGATTGAGTAGTCCGTTTGCGGCTGCAATATCGCACCAGTGCAATGAATAGCCCGATCCCTACAAAGTATTTCAAGGGATCGGGAATGACTGGACTCGGCGAGAAAAAGCCCTCAATCACACCTGCAATCACAAGCAGCGGAATCACTCCGAACATCAACTGCGCGGCTTTCAGGCTATAAGCTTTAATCGCATCAATGCGGCGATAGTGTCCTGGAAACAGAATGCCACGTGCAATCAGCAATCCTGCACCTCCAGAAAAGAAGATAGCAGGAAGCTCTAACGATCCATGTGGAAACACAAATGCCCAAAATGGAAACGCCAAATTGTTCTGAGCCACTAAGGTTCCGACTCCTCCAATTAGCACTCCATTGAGAAACAGAATGACGATCGTATAAATCCCGATCGTCATCCCGCCCGCTGCTGCTCCAAAGGTCACACTCAAGTTATTGGTCATAATCTGACTCGCGGCAGTCGGTTCACTCCCCAAAATCGATCCCATCCAAAGCTTGCCTTCATCGCGCACCGTTCGGATCAAATGCTCTGGCACAACCAGTTCGAGAAATTGCGGGTCACGCCACGAAAACCACCACGCAATCAAGCCACCGATCAAAAAGATTCCAGTTGCGATCGCGGTATGGATAAAAGTCTCCTGAACGACTTCTGGTAAACCCCATTTGTAAAAGTCGATCGCATTTTTCCATTCTTGCTTACGCGATCCTTGATAAACCTGACTGTACCCGCGAGAAGTCAACTGCTGAAGATCTTGTACGATCGTAGTCCCAACGACTTTTTGATTTGTTCGTGCACGAGCCAGATCCGCAGACACAGACCGATACAGACTTGCGAGACTTTTGATCTCATCGGTAGAAAGCGATCGTAATCCGCGTTTTTCAATCCGGGTGAGCAATTCGTCTAACTGTTTCCAATTTGGCTCTCGTCGAGCAATCCAGCGGTTTACGTTCATCGTTTTGTGAAAAAGAGCGTCGTGTTTGAGTGAACCTCGCCTAAGATAGCCTCAGCCCTTAAGCTTCAGATTCATTCACGTTGAGCCATGTCCAATCTTAGTCCGGAACAATCATTTCAGCCCCTCAGTGTCGGAAATGTCGTGAGCGCTGGTGTTCGTTTGTATCGATCGAACCTCAAACGCTACTTGATTCTCGTTTTGCGATCGTATCTCTGGTCATTTGTCCCAATTTACGGCTGGGCAAAGAGCATCGAAATTTCAGGGCGAATCTCACGGCTGGCATATCAAGAGTTGATTCATCAGCCTGAAACTTTAACCGAAGCGTATCAGAAGACCGATCGACAGATTTGGAATTTTCTGGTTGCTGGATTGCTGATGGGATTGATTAATTTGGGAATTGCGATCGGGTTTTTTGTTGCGTATGGTGTGTTCAGTGTTTTGACATTTATTGCTCTATCAGCATTCGCACGGGGAACCGTTCCCGATACGGTCGGCGTAATTGCCTCGCTATTTGTGGGACTGGCATTTCTCGTGTTCTTGCTGGTTGCGTTCCTGATTTGGTTGAGGATCTTTTCGCGCTTGTTCATTTACGAAGTGCCTTTAGCGATCGAAGATGGAGTCGATGGAGCGAGTACGATCGGGCGGAGTTGGACACTGACGAAAGGATCAGTTGGACGAGTTCAGTTAATCGTCTTGGTCGCGGGTTTGATTACCTATATGATTTTGTCGCCTGCAACGTTTCTGATGTTCTTGTTTATTGGAGCCACTAGCTCGAACCCAGATGATCCGACAGCAGGCTTATTTTTCCTCTTGTTCTATGGCTCAATCTTGATTGGAAGTGCATTGATTCATCCGTTTTGGCAAGCGATCAAGGCAGTGGTTTACTATGACTTGCGATCGCGG
Coding sequences within it:
- a CDS encoding hypothetical protein (conserved hypothetical protein;~similar to AA sequence:cyanobase_aa:LBDG_15640) — encoded protein: MRRAWILGLLTVLVLTIVPSAYSQSKFTDIQDHWARSCIESLTQKSVIRGFPNNQFRPNDPVTRSQFAAMVVNAFPDQINSPTRNSVQFKDISANYWARDAIEKAYRSNFFSGFDDGTFRPDLQIPRVQALTALASGLKLKPTIELSNKVFTDLQDVPNYAKSAIAATTERQIAVSFPNAQRLNPNRVATRGEIAAFLCQALPEKGLISDRYLPKPELQAREIRGVWLTNIDSDVLFDKAKLSNAVSELARLNFNTLYPTVLNWGYTLYPSQVMKQEIGFAVDPRPAGLQNRDMLKEMIAEAHQKGMAVIPWFEFGFMAPKESELAKKHRDWWTQKQDGSVDYEASALDGKQIPIWFNPLKPEVQQYLLNVVSEVVDNYDVDGIQFDDHFGLPVSFGYDDYTVNLYKQEHNGKAPPTDPNNAEWMRWRSNKLQAFLTKLFQTVKAKKNDVLISLSPLDLPYAYETFLVDWHKWEQAGLVEEVIPQIYFQGQKFVDRINPNTWDTLRAARDHIPTAIGVLSGLSSTPRPMDELQRQVKAVRDQGYSGMSFFFYETLWNKSPEPIEIRKAGWQNLFKEKVPRTSVITR
- a CDS encoding putative membrane protein (similar to AA sequence:cyanobase_aa:LBDG_29270) produces the protein MNVNRWIARREPNWKQLDELLTRIEKRGLRSLSTDEIKSLASLYRSVSADLARARTNQKVVGTTIVQDLQQLTSRGYSQVYQGSRKQEWKNAIDFYKWGLPEVVQETFIHTAIATGIFLIGGLIAWWFSWRDPQFLELVVPEHLIRTVRDEGKLWMGSILGSEPTAASQIMTNNLSVTFGAAAGGMTIGIYTIVILFLNGVLIGGVGTLVAQNNLAFPFWAFVFPHGSLELPAIFFSGGAGLLIARGILFPGHYRRIDAIKAYSLKAAQLMFGVIPLLVIAGVIEGFFSPSPVIPDPLKYFVGIGLFIALVRYCSRKRTTQSA
- a CDS encoding hypothetical protein (hypothetical protein FJSC11DRAFT_1615;~similar to AA sequence:cyanobase_aa:LBDG_29260), with the translated sequence MSNLSPEQSFQPLSVGNVVSAGVRLYRSNLKRYLILVLRSYLWSFVPIYGWAKSIEISGRISRLAYQELIHQPETLTEAYQKTDRQIWNFLVAGLLMGLINLGIAIGFFVAYGVFSVLTFIALSAFARGTVPDTVGVIASLFVGLAFLVFLLVAFLIWLRIFSRLFIYEVPLAIEDGVDGASTIGRSWTLTKGSVGRVQLIVLVAGLITYMILSPATFLMFLFIGATSSNPDDPTAGLFFLLFYGSILIGSALIHPFWQAIKAVVYYDLRSRREGLGLELRDRG